One genomic window of Luteitalea pratensis includes the following:
- a CDS encoding LysR family transcriptional regulator, with protein MIGIIGEALLYYHAAVLQLPDLSIRQLEYLVAVDEAATWAKAAAAVGVSPSALSQGLAELERRLGVALFDRETRKRQLRPAAIPVVAHARQVLGLTADLARWADRLQQGRSGRVRLGMIDAAAVVHFPDHLQAFRAAHPDIELLIRVAPSATLLKLLEAGHLDLAVCVMPPRPLPGVTVTALRTEALSVYGPPGRRIGAPASWGPWVLYPAGSHTRAVVVAELRRLGAPLDVVAESHQPEVLREMVRLGAGWSVLPSAQAEEGPRALAPGRPIATRQLVTAMRASAVRDPAVEQLAQQLEVSRPGHPRRRR; from the coding sequence ATGATTGGCATCATTGGTGAAGCGTTGCTGTACTACCATGCAGCGGTGCTCCAGTTGCCCGATCTCTCCATCCGCCAGCTCGAGTACCTCGTCGCGGTCGACGAGGCCGCGACATGGGCGAAGGCTGCGGCAGCGGTCGGCGTCAGTCCGTCGGCGCTCTCGCAGGGCCTCGCGGAACTCGAACGCCGCCTCGGCGTGGCGCTGTTCGATCGCGAGACGCGCAAGCGCCAGCTGCGCCCGGCAGCGATCCCCGTGGTGGCGCATGCGCGGCAGGTGCTGGGCCTCACCGCCGACCTCGCGCGCTGGGCCGATCGGCTGCAGCAGGGCCGGTCCGGGCGGGTGCGGCTCGGCATGATCGACGCCGCCGCCGTCGTCCATTTCCCGGATCATCTCCAGGCATTCAGGGCGGCGCACCCGGACATCGAGCTGCTGATACGTGTCGCGCCGTCGGCCACGCTGCTCAAGCTGCTGGAGGCGGGTCACCTCGATCTCGCGGTCTGCGTGATGCCGCCGCGGCCCCTGCCAGGCGTGACCGTCACGGCTCTCAGGACGGAGGCGCTCTCGGTGTACGGCCCGCCAGGGCGACGCATCGGCGCACCGGCGAGCTGGGGACCGTGGGTGCTCTATCCCGCCGGCTCGCACACCCGCGCCGTCGTCGTCGCGGAGCTGCGCCGGCTCGGGGCGCCGCTCGACGTCGTCGCCGAGAGCCACCAGCCGGAAGTCCTGCGGGAGATGGTGCGGCTGGGCGCGGGCTGGTCGGTGCTCCCCAGCGCGCAGGCCGAGGAAGGACCTCGCGCGCTCGCCCCAGGGCGACCGATTGCGACCCGTCAGCTGGTGACAGCCATGCGCGCGAGTGCGGTGCGGGATCCTGCCGTGGAGCAGCTTGCGCAGCAACTCGAGGTCAGCCGCCCCGGACACCCGCGGCGGCGACGCTGA
- a CDS encoding inositol-3-phosphate synthase, producing MPARHIAPATGRLGILTPGLGAVASTFIAGVLAARKGLMPPIGSLSQMAHIRLGTRDEQRNPLIREFVPLASLDDLVFGGWDPITTTALEAARTAGVLRGEDLAPLASELEAIVPMDAVFDRRWVSRLEGVRVKPLSSKREQAQALIDDIARFKAEQACDRLVMVWCGSTEAYQEPSAVHASVAAFAQGLEDDDPNISPSQIYAWAALQSGVPFANGAPNLTLDLPCMIELAQTCGVPIAGKDFKTGQTWMKTLLAPGIKARMLGLRGWYSTNILGNRDGEVLDAPENFKSKEVSKLGVLDAILQPSVYPDLYGQIDHVVRINYYPPRGDNKEGWDNIDIFGWLGYPMQIKVDFLCRDSILAAPIVLDLALFLDLAARAGSGGVQEWLSFYLKAPQAAGRTPAEHDLFIQQTKLKNTLREWMGELPVTHSEAG from the coding sequence ATGCCTGCTCGACACATCGCCCCTGCCACCGGCCGGCTCGGCATCCTCACGCCAGGCCTCGGCGCCGTGGCTTCGACATTCATCGCCGGCGTGCTGGCGGCCCGCAAGGGCCTGATGCCTCCCATCGGCTCGTTGAGCCAGATGGCGCACATCCGGCTCGGCACGCGCGACGAGCAGCGTAATCCGCTGATCCGTGAGTTCGTGCCCCTCGCCAGCCTCGACGACCTCGTGTTCGGCGGCTGGGACCCGATCACCACGACCGCGCTCGAAGCCGCGCGCACGGCAGGCGTGCTGCGTGGCGAAGATCTCGCGCCCCTCGCGTCCGAGCTCGAAGCGATCGTGCCGATGGACGCCGTCTTCGACCGTCGCTGGGTCTCGCGCCTCGAGGGCGTCCGGGTCAAGCCGCTCAGCTCCAAGAGGGAACAGGCGCAGGCGCTGATCGACGACATCGCGCGGTTCAAGGCCGAGCAGGCCTGTGACCGTCTCGTGATGGTGTGGTGCGGATCGACCGAGGCCTACCAGGAGCCGTCGGCCGTTCACGCGTCGGTGGCGGCGTTCGCGCAGGGCCTCGAGGACGACGATCCGAACATCTCGCCGAGCCAGATTTACGCGTGGGCCGCGCTGCAGAGCGGCGTGCCGTTCGCCAACGGCGCCCCGAACCTGACGCTTGACCTCCCGTGCATGATCGAACTCGCGCAGACGTGCGGCGTGCCTATCGCCGGCAAGGACTTCAAGACCGGCCAGACATGGATGAAGACGCTGCTGGCGCCAGGCATCAAGGCGCGGATGCTCGGCCTGCGCGGCTGGTACTCCACCAACATCCTCGGCAATCGCGACGGCGAGGTCCTCGATGCGCCGGAGAACTTCAAGTCCAAGGAGGTCTCCAAGCTCGGTGTGCTGGACGCCATCCTGCAGCCGTCGGTGTACCCCGATCTCTACGGGCAGATCGACCACGTCGTGCGCATCAACTACTACCCGCCGCGCGGCGACAACAAGGAAGGCTGGGACAACATCGACATCTTCGGGTGGCTCGGCTACCCGATGCAGATCAAGGTCGACTTCCTCTGCCGCGACTCGATCCTCGCCGCGCCGATCGTGCTCGACCTGGCGCTGTTCCTGGACCTCGCGGCGCGCGCCGGTTCGGGCGGTGTGCAAGAGTGGCTCAGCTTTTACCTGAAGGCGCCGCAGGCCGCTGGCCGCACACCGGCCGAGCACGACCTGTTCATCCAGCAGACGAAGCTGAAGAACACCTTGCGCGAGTGGATGGGTGAGCTACCGGTGACGCATTCGGAAGCGGGCTGA